CGGCAAAATTGGCCGCATCTTCCATGAATGAACCGTACAGCAATCCGGCAGCTTCCCTCTGAAAAACTTCATCGGAACGGCTGTTGTAACTTTGAAAACCGCGGAAAAAACCGTAATGCTCATCGACAAAGCCGCCGCCGGTCAGGGCCAGGGTGACGAAGCCGTCGGCCTGCATCGTTTCGGCCAGCAGCGGCAGATCGGCCGGGATCAGCGATTCGGGGGAGACGACGCCGTGTCCCAGAACATCGCGGCCGCTAAAGAGCGAAACATGGGCCGGCAACGTCCAAGACGAGGTGGAAAAAGCGCGGCTGAAAAGCAGGCTGCCCCTGGCCAGCTCATCCAGGGCCGGGGTGGTCCGGCGCTTGTAGCCGTAGGCCGAAACATGATCGGCGCGCAGGGTATCGAGCATGAGGATCAGCACCGTTCTGGGCCGGGGATGATCATGCAGCAGGCAGGGATTGAGCCAGGCGCCGATGCCCTGGCCACGGGTTTCCAGAAGCAGATGCACCTTTTTCCCCCCGGCTGGCGGCAGGAACACCCTTTCAACCTTGCCGATCCGTTCCCGGGGAGTGATGCTGAACAGGATTTCTTCCTTCCCTGAAAGAACGGTCTTGACCAGGAAGGTAAGGAGCCCGGGCTGGAGAGCGAAGGGGGAAAAAATCATTCGCTCGCCTTTTTGAGCGTCCAATTCGAGCTCGATGCGGCTGCCGGCCGGAGCCAGCAGGGCCTGGTAGCTGACTCCCCCATACTTCACCCGGCAATTTACCGCCTGATCCGGAAAAAAACGGTTGACGCGGTCACGCAAAAAAGTCCGCGCCGGTTCGCCTTGAGCGCCGATGGATTTCCAAGTCTGCTCTATCAAGGCCGCGTCGAAGCCCAGCGGCCGGCCTAACAGGGATGGAATTTGCTTTTCTTTATCCGGGCGGAACAAAACAACCAGCAGCAGCACCCCCGCCGCTAGGCCCAGGGCGATCAAGAAAATTTTTTTTCGCGTCATCTATTTCTATCATATCACGATTCCGCCCGGGGTAACAATCCTACCTGCTTTTAAGCCAATACTATTGACTTTTCGATGAAAATCAGGTAAAAAACCATTTCTTTTCGAATCCCCGCCATTTTTTGCAAGGAGAGGACATGAGTTTAATGAACTTGTTTATCCTGGCGCCGCTGGGCTCCGTCTTGGCCCTGATCAGCGCCTTTTATTTTTACCGTTTCATGAAAAGGCAGGACCCGGGCACGGCCGACATGCAGCGCATCGCCGGCTACGTGCAGAAAGGAGCCATGGTCTACCTCAAGCGGCAATACCGCGTGGTGACCTTCGTGTTCCTTATGATCTTCCTTATTTTTTCCTTCATGGCCTACGTGCTGCACACGCAGAACCCATGGGTGCCCTTCGCCTTCATCACCGGCGGTTTCTTTTCCGGACTGTCAGGCTTTTTAGGCATGCGTACGGCCACCTTCGCCTCCAACCGCACCACCGCCGGCGCCAAGCACTCCCTGAACAAGGGGCTGCAGATCGCCTTCCGTTCCGGCGCCGTCATGGGCCTGGTGGTAGTAGGCCTGGCTTTGTTGGATATATCGCTGTGGTTTATCATTCTGCGCCATTTCATCCCTGAAAGCGTCAGCCAGCTCTCCATCATCACCACCACCATGCTGACCTTCGGCATGGGCGCATCGACGCAGGCCCTGTTCGCCCGCGTCGGAGGCGGCATCTTCACCAAGTCGGCCGACGTCGGCGCCGACCTGGTCGGCAAGGTGGAAGCCGGGATCCCCGAGGACGACCCGCGCAACCCGGCCACCATCGCCGACAACGTCGGCGACAATGTCGGCGACGTCGCCGGCATGGGCGCCGACCTGTACGAGTCGTACGCCGGCTCGATCCTGTCCACGGCAGTTCTGGGCGTGGCCGCCGGCTACGGCCTGGGCGGCGTCCTGGCGCCGATGGTCATCGCCGGTATCGGCGTGATCTTCTCGGTCCTGGGCGTTTTTCTCGTGCGCTCGGAAGAGAAGGCCTCGCAGAAGGTTCTGCTGCGGGCGCTGGCACGCGGCATCAACGCCAGCACCTTCCTGACCCTGATCGCCTCCTTCTTCATCCTGGTGCTGTTCAAGGATTCGTTCCACGGGCGGCACGTGGGCATTTTCCTGGCGGTGATCACCGGCCTGATCGCCGGCTGGGTGATCGGCAAGATTACCGAGTATTACACCTCGCAGGATTACAAGCCGACCAAGTACGTGGCCGAACAGTCGCAGACCGGCCCGGCCACGGTCATCATCGCCGGCATCGCCACCGGCATGCAGTCCACCGGCTTCCCGGTGCTGATCATCGCCCTGGCGGTGATCGTCAGCTACGCCCTGAGCGGCGGCTTCAGCACCGACCCAAACGCCATCAACCTCGGCCTTTACGGCATCAGCTTCGCCTCGGTGGGCATGCTGTCCACCCTGGGCATCACCCTGGCCACCGACGCCTACGGCCCCATCGCCGACAACGCCGGCGGCAACGCCGAAATGACCCATCAGGATCCCGAAGTACGCCAGCGCACCGACGCCCTCGACGCGCTGGGGAACACCACCGCCGCCACCGGCAAGGGCTTCGCCATCGGCTCGGCGGCCCTGACGGCCATGGCGTTGCTGGCCGCCTACATCGAGGAGATCAAGATCGGCTTCATGCACATGGGACAGAAGTTCATCACCATCAACGGCGTGCAAAAGGCCATCGCCGATACCTACATCAGCGATTGGATCTCCTATTACAACCTGACCATATTCAATCCCAAGGTACTCGCCGGCCTGTTCATCGGCGCCATGATGGTCTTCGTTTTCTGCTCCATGACCATGAAGTCGGTCGGCCGCGCCGCCGGCAAGATGGTCGACGAAGTGCGGCGCCAGTTCCGCGAGATCGCCGGCATCATGGAAGGAAAGGCGGAACCCGACTACGGCCGCTGCATCGAGATCAGCACCCGCGCCGCCCAGCACGAGATGATCATTCCCTCGCTGACCGCCATCGTCGTCCCCGTGACCATGGGCCTGATTTTCGGGGTGGCCGGAGTGATCGGCCTGTTGGCCGGCGGCCTTACCTCGGGCTTCGTCATCGCCGTATTCCTGAACAATTCGGGCGGCACCTGGGACAACGCCAAGAAATACATCGAGGAAGGCCACCTGGGCGGCAAAAAGCTACCCGACGGCAGCCGCAACCCCAACCACAGCGCCGCGGTCATCGGCGATACCGTGGGCGACCCCTTCAAGGACACCGCCGGCCCCTCGCTGAACATCCTGATCAAGCTGATGTCCATGGTCGCGGTCGTCTTCGCCGGCCTGATCGTCAAATACGGCGACCTGCTGCAGCGGATCATTACCGCCTGGCAGCGCTGACCGGGACGCTAATTATCACTTCGCTCCCGAACGCAACGGATTTCTTTTCATTTCACCTGATTTTCAGGTTGAAGGTGATGGTGACCGTGAACTGGACCGGCATGGGGATGCCATTGACCAGGTA
This genomic stretch from Candidatus Aminicenantes bacterium harbors:
- a CDS encoding sodium-translocating pyrophosphatase; translated protein: MSLMNLFILAPLGSVLALISAFYFYRFMKRQDPGTADMQRIAGYVQKGAMVYLKRQYRVVTFVFLMIFLIFSFMAYVLHTQNPWVPFAFITGGFFSGLSGFLGMRTATFASNRTTAGAKHSLNKGLQIAFRSGAVMGLVVVGLALLDISLWFIILRHFIPESVSQLSIITTTMLTFGMGASTQALFARVGGGIFTKSADVGADLVGKVEAGIPEDDPRNPATIADNVGDNVGDVAGMGADLYESYAGSILSTAVLGVAAGYGLGGVLAPMVIAGIGVIFSVLGVFLVRSEEKASQKVLLRALARGINASTFLTLIASFFILVLFKDSFHGRHVGIFLAVITGLIAGWVIGKITEYYTSQDYKPTKYVAEQSQTGPATVIIAGIATGMQSTGFPVLIIALAVIVSYALSGGFSTDPNAINLGLYGISFASVGMLSTLGITLATDAYGPIADNAGGNAEMTHQDPEVRQRTDALDALGNTTAATGKGFAIGSAALTAMALLAAYIEEIKIGFMHMGQKFITINGVQKAIADTYISDWISYYNLTIFNPKVLAGLFIGAMMVFVFCSMTMKSVGRAAGKMVDEVRRQFREIAGIMEGKAEPDYGRCIEISTRAAQHEMIIPSLTAIVVPVTMGLIFGVAGVIGLLAGGLTSGFVIAVFLNNSGGTWDNAKKYIEEGHLGGKKLPDGSRNPNHSAAVIGDTVGDPFKDTAGPSLNILIKLMSMVAVVFAGLIVKYGDLLQRIITAWQR
- a CDS encoding sulfatase, whose translation is MTRKKIFLIALGLAAGVLLLVVLFRPDKEKQIPSLLGRPLGFDAALIEQTWKSIGAQGEPARTFLRDRVNRFFPDQAVNCRVKYGGVSYQALLAPAGSRIELELDAQKGERMIFSPFALQPGLLTFLVKTVLSGKEEILFSITPRERIGKVERVFLPPAGGKKVHLLLETRGQGIGAWLNPCLLHDHPRPRTVLILMLDTLRADHVSAYGYKRRTTPALDELARGSLLFSRAFSTSSWTLPAHVSLFSGRDVLGHGVVSPESLIPADLPLLAETMQADGFVTLALTGGGFVDEHYGFFRGFQSYNSRSDEVFQREAAGLLYGSFMEDAANFAGQDLFVFLHTYQMHAPYKAPESYFRAFNPRLDAGSLVVSDDLRTLHKGIPALPPAAAEERQKLIDLYDASIFYSDQELLKPVLAYLRASKRFDDALLVVLADHGEEFYDHGDWEHGHTLYPELTRIPLVMKLPRQKNGEIRGQLVCISDIPGLIKAPYGLADDAGHSGNDVRTDAQRMLELSLPVSPFHSGLFGKVSFVRNQHQYIHNFLPPLTAAKGISPQPCPSSDEWFALADTPMGPDKPYFPPMAFQSRYRKMLANYILRLKALKKNIHRLDPELMEKLKALGYLNN